A stretch of the Thermococcus celericrescens genome encodes the following:
- a CDS encoding mechanosensitive ion channel family protein, producing MAANNTTTAPSASPAPIQIDLSLLTIVEAALIVFGMIVLGRVVRKIIIRKSKETSLTWIINEDTADIVFRMFVLGGIIWALYLLGIMSYGLGPTTVGNIAFAMGFFYFSYLIAKKSKDYMIMSSGKKAQPDTIVKAKVFYYVFITITFFMALSFAGVSTELSALLAAAGITGIVLGFSAQTVVSNFISGVFMYFDKPLLIGDHVKIGELEGVVEDIKILSTRIRAWDGTLIRIPNEKLFNSNIVNFMRYPVRRVDVNIGIAYAADAERAVEIIKKVLDDIPLVLVEPEPLVYVTNLGESSVNIAIKAWAPSERWFDVRTRIIHDVKRALDEAGIEIPFPQRVNWFANELKVRIEEPRKKSGESGEGA from the coding sequence ATGGCGGCCAACAACACCACAACGGCCCCATCGGCTTCGCCGGCACCGATTCAGATAGACCTCAGCCTGCTGACCATCGTGGAAGCGGCCCTGATAGTATTCGGCATGATAGTCCTCGGAAGGGTAGTCAGGAAGATAATCATCAGAAAATCAAAGGAAACGAGCCTGACATGGATAATCAACGAGGACACCGCCGATATAGTCTTCAGGATGTTCGTGCTCGGGGGCATCATATGGGCCCTGTACCTGCTCGGCATAATGAGCTACGGGCTGGGACCGACCACCGTGGGCAACATAGCCTTCGCGATGGGCTTCTTTTACTTCTCGTACCTGATAGCAAAGAAGTCCAAGGACTACATGATAATGAGCTCGGGGAAGAAGGCCCAGCCCGACACTATAGTCAAGGCGAAGGTCTTCTACTACGTCTTCATAACCATCACCTTCTTCATGGCGCTGAGCTTCGCGGGAGTGAGCACGGAGCTGAGCGCCCTGCTGGCCGCGGCTGGAATAACGGGTATCGTCCTTGGTTTTTCGGCCCAAACTGTCGTTTCGAACTTCATCTCAGGCGTTTTCATGTACTTCGACAAGCCTCTGCTGATAGGTGACCATGTCAAGATAGGCGAGCTGGAGGGCGTCGTGGAGGACATAAAGATACTCTCCACCAGGATACGCGCGTGGGACGGTACGCTCATAAGGATACCGAACGAGAAGCTCTTCAACAGCAACATAGTGAACTTCATGCGCTATCCGGTCAGGCGCGTGGACGTGAACATCGGCATCGCGTACGCCGCCGATGCGGAGAGGGCCGTTGAGATAATAAAAAAAGTTCTCGACGACATCCCCCTCGTTCTCGTTGAGCCAGAACCGCTCGTATACGTCACCAACCTCGGCGAGAGCTCGGTGAACATAGCCATAAAGGCCTGGGCGCCCAGCGAGAGATGGTTCGACGTCAGGACGAGGATAATCCACGACGTCAAGAGGGCCCTCGACGAGGCGGGAATAGAGATACCGTTCCCGCAGAGGGTGAACTGGTTCGCCAACGAGCTGAAGGTCAGAATCGAGGAGCCACGCAAGAAATCGGGGGAAAGTGGGGAGGGAGCTTAA
- a CDS encoding DUF432 domain-containing protein: MFGEHELKTQFIKIMDKKIHLVEGSGDKILYRRDGTRILIKRGRGKFLILPAPAEGYGVKFLFIRLSERIAIPPKERLVGYLSAPIDISVRSGDLEIDRFTVGREKYTLYGEKTVGVIARYHESDFHEKPPDSPGIVKLVIHNPTESWKLVERIVFPIRDSVMFYEENRAYYPLIILLTKEIYEANNTGNPPDGTLKPTHEAEPLPNFRMRWS, encoded by the coding sequence ATGTTCGGTGAGCACGAGCTCAAGACCCAGTTCATCAAAATCATGGACAAAAAAATTCATCTCGTTGAGGGGTCAGGAGACAAGATCCTCTACCGTCGGGATGGGACGAGGATTCTGATAAAGAGGGGAAGGGGGAAGTTTCTCATCCTTCCGGCCCCGGCCGAGGGCTACGGTGTGAAGTTCCTGTTCATAAGGCTCTCCGAGAGGATCGCCATCCCCCCCAAGGAACGGCTGGTGGGATACCTCTCCGCCCCGATTGATATCTCGGTGAGGAGCGGCGACCTCGAGATAGACCGTTTTACCGTGGGGCGGGAAAAATACACCCTCTACGGCGAGAAGACGGTGGGTGTCATAGCGAGGTACCACGAGAGCGACTTCCACGAAAAGCCCCCCGATTCCCCGGGGATAGTGAAGCTCGTCATCCACAACCCCACAGAAAGCTGGAAGCTGGTGGAGAGGATAGTGTTCCCGATAAGGGACAGCGTGATGTTCTACGAGGAGAACAGAGCGTACTATCCTCTCATAATCCTGCTGACGAAGGAAATATACGAGGCCAACAACACAGGGAATCCGCCGGACGGGACGCTGAAGCCCACCCATGAGGCGGAACCGCTCCCTAACTTCAGGATGAGGTGGTCGTGA
- a CDS encoding RsmB/NOP family class I SAM-dependent RNA methyltransferase, with translation MPKLKLSDRQLYALIEAVKLGEEIKPSQSAKRKAFAKYRIDGWENSKLTGIFYSIQRRLGLIDEIIEELVGVSPLILDPWLRATMRVAVEVAVFRDPSEKTRQHLKGLAQFLSKRTHPYAGYYYYDILPRILEYMPVIDSEEKRLKWDYLFPEWFIRRMKGLLGDEAEGLLKALNETLPTSIRVNLLKTTVEDVEGYLGRKNVRFERSERVATVIRILDPFNPEWLFNKGWAIAQEEAAAVASLLLAPEPGETVVDLAAAPGGKTAHMAELMKNEGKIYAFDVDGARIKRMREVLKRTDVEIAETIRADGRKAPDMLGEGIADRVMLDAPCTSDGTIAKNPELRWRLREKNIQKVVALQRELIESAWRLLRPGGRMLYSTCSMLPEENEGVVKWFLGRHDDAELVPLNGPYDEGFLPGTMRAWSHRHGTIGFFYALMEKKGD, from the coding sequence ATGCCGAAACTCAAGCTTAGCGACAGACAGCTGTATGCACTCATAGAGGCGGTTAAGCTCGGGGAGGAAATCAAGCCCAGCCAGAGCGCCAAGAGAAAGGCCTTCGCAAAGTACAGGATCGATGGCTGGGAGAACTCGAAGCTGACGGGCATATTCTACTCCATCCAGCGCAGGCTCGGTCTGATAGACGAGATAATTGAGGAACTCGTCGGCGTTTCGCCCCTTATCCTCGATCCCTGGCTGAGGGCAACCATGAGGGTGGCCGTTGAGGTGGCCGTTTTTAGGGACCCCAGCGAAAAGACGCGGCAGCATCTGAAGGGCCTCGCCCAGTTTCTGTCGAAGAGAACCCATCCCTACGCTGGCTATTACTACTACGACATCCTGCCGAGGATCCTCGAGTACATGCCCGTCATCGACAGTGAGGAGAAGCGTCTGAAGTGGGACTACCTGTTTCCTGAATGGTTCATACGGCGCATGAAGGGGCTCCTCGGCGACGAGGCGGAAGGGCTCCTTAAGGCACTCAACGAGACCCTGCCGACGAGCATCCGCGTCAACCTGCTGAAGACCACCGTCGAGGACGTTGAGGGTTACCTCGGGAGAAAGAACGTTAGGTTCGAGAGAAGCGAGAGGGTGGCTACGGTCATCCGTATCCTCGACCCGTTCAACCCGGAATGGCTCTTCAACAAGGGCTGGGCGATTGCCCAGGAGGAGGCGGCAGCGGTTGCATCTCTACTTCTGGCCCCGGAGCCTGGAGAAACGGTCGTGGACCTTGCCGCCGCCCCCGGTGGAAAAACGGCCCATATGGCGGAACTGATGAAAAACGAGGGCAAAATCTACGCCTTCGATGTGGATGGGGCCAGAATAAAACGCATGCGCGAGGTTCTCAAGCGTACGGACGTTGAGATTGCCGAGACCATCCGGGCAGACGGCAGAAAGGCCCCGGATATGCTGGGGGAGGGAATCGCTGACAGGGTGATGCTCGATGCGCCCTGCACCAGCGACGGGACGATAGCGAAGAACCCCGAGCTCCGGTGGCGCCTTCGTGAGAAGAACATTCAGAAGGTGGTGGCCCTTCAGAGGGAGCTCATAGAAAGTGCCTGGAGGCTTCTGAGGCCCGGAGGAAGAATGCTGTACTCCACCTGCTCCATGCTTCCCGAGGAGAACGAGGGCGTGGTCAAGTGGTTCCTGGGAAGGCATGATGATGCGGAGCTGGTGCCCCTGAACGGTCCCTACGATGAAGGCTTTTTGCCCGGGACCATGCGGGCGTGGTCCCACAGGCACGGGACGATAGGCTTCTTCTACGCCCTGATGGAAAAGAAGGGGGATTAA
- a CDS encoding RNA-guided endonuclease InsQ/TnpB family protein, with the protein MKRTITVKLQPSKEQEKALFELANATVVIWNKLNYQRLNQFKEFGKIDFLGTQQEAYYNFKNWIGGSTVQTLARKNAESWRSFFALNKKKKNGELPEWFKPKPPGFIGEKNGKKLFIIPIRNDQYRINGNTIEVRRLGKFGRLKIQFGGRIHLKGKQGRLEITYDTVKRKWYARVSFTVSQKLTKNGWVGVPRQPLGSLSAGIDLGVNNLMAVYVENGESFLVNGRPLKSISFYWQRRIADYQSKLNKFGCGKSRKLQRIHEKAKLQARHYINTAVRQTVEKLYRLGVSRIVVGYPKGIARNSERGRRQNFLLSHVWRFNTGIQRLKEVAEEYGILVVVVDEAFTSQLCPLCGQRHADGRIFRGLFKCRGEGVVMNADLVGAFNILRKVVEKITPSLPGLTAGRGNGGKALPEGSKTHFLVGFNETPRTSLSSARVPKS; encoded by the coding sequence ATGAAGCGAACAATAACAGTAAAACTTCAGCCCTCGAAAGAGCAGGAGAAAGCACTCTTCGAGTTAGCCAATGCAACAGTAGTAATCTGGAACAAGCTTAACTACCAACGACTAAACCAGTTCAAGGAATTCGGCAAAATAGACTTCCTGGGAACGCAACAAGAGGCATATTACAACTTCAAAAACTGGATTGGGGGATCTACAGTCCAAACGTTAGCGAGAAAGAACGCAGAATCTTGGAGAAGTTTCTTCGCCCTCAACAAAAAGAAGAAAAATGGAGAACTGCCCGAATGGTTCAAACCAAAACCACCCGGCTTCATCGGGGAGAAGAACGGTAAGAAACTATTCATCATCCCAATTAGAAACGACCAGTATAGGATTAATGGAAACACCATCGAAGTTAGACGATTGGGAAAGTTCGGAAGGCTGAAAATTCAGTTCGGGGGCAGGATTCATCTCAAGGGCAAGCAGGGACGGTTGGAAATAACTTACGATACCGTAAAGCGGAAGTGGTATGCGAGAGTAAGCTTTACAGTCAGCCAAAAACTCACTAAAAACGGTTGGGTTGGAGTTCCAAGGCAACCATTGGGAAGCCTCTCGGCAGGAATAGACCTCGGAGTGAACAACCTGATGGCCGTTTACGTTGAGAACGGCGAAAGCTTCCTCGTGAACGGCAGACCCTTGAAGAGCATCTCTTTTTACTGGCAAAGAAGAATAGCAGATTACCAGTCCAAACTCAACAAGTTTGGCTGTGGGAAGAGCCGAAAACTTCAGCGGATACACGAGAAGGCTAAGCTCCAAGCGAGGCACTACATCAACACTGCCGTGAGGCAGACGGTAGAAAAGCTTTACCGCCTCGGGGTTTCAAGGATTGTAGTTGGCTACCCGAAGGGTATAGCGAGGAACTCCGAGAGGGGTAGAAGGCAGAATTTCCTTCTCTCTCACGTTTGGCGGTTTAACACGGGGATTCAAAGGCTCAAGGAAGTTGCGGAAGAGTATGGTATTCTGGTTGTGGTTGTTGATGAGGCTTTTACTTCCCAGCTTTGCCCTCTCTGCGGCCAACGCCACGCTGATGGGAGGATTTTTAGGGGTTTGTTTAAGTGCCGTGGAGAGGGCGTTGTAATGAACGCTGATCTTGTGGGAGCTTTCAACATTTTGAGGAAGGTTGTGGAAAAGATAACCCCGAGCCTGCCGGGTTTGACGGCGGGCAGGGGTAACGGGGGGAAGGCCCTCCCCGAGGGGTCGAAAACCCACTTTTTAGTGGGTTTTAATGAAACCCCTCGAACTTCCCTGTCATCGGCGAGGGTTCCAAAGAGTTAA
- a CDS encoding preprotein translocase subunit Sec61beta, whose product MAKEKTTLPPTGAGLMRFFDEDTRAIKISPRGVIAVTLILVALEILLHAFGPQLFS is encoded by the coding sequence ATGGCAAAGGAGAAGACCACACTTCCCCCGACCGGTGCCGGTCTCATGAGGTTCTTCGACGAGGACACCAGGGCGATAAAGATAAGCCCGAGGGGCGTCATTGCGGTGACGCTCATACTCGTGGCCCTGGAGATACTCCTGCACGCCTTTGGTCCGCAGCTCTTCAGCTAA
- a CDS encoding DUF434 domain-containing protein: protein MLLDAYRDLKYLLNRGYRKKYALEFVANHYRLTKGERYLLARCVFSDEWVDEVMRKLLRPEELRGRVLGIDGFNVLITLESLLEGRAILCEDGLVRDLKYQGRYRLNECTERLLGDIVRALGELGVEKVVFFYGSAVPRSGEVKRLTEEALIREEVNSEVRLVKSPDFELKAFETVATADIGIISKVSHVFDLAAYVGRLAGQEAGGFFEILGKT, encoded by the coding sequence ATGCTCCTCGATGCGTACCGCGACCTGAAGTACCTCCTCAACAGGGGCTACCGGAAGAAGTATGCCCTTGAATTCGTGGCCAACCACTACAGGCTGACCAAGGGCGAACGATACCTCCTGGCCAGGTGCGTGTTCTCGGACGAATGGGTAGACGAAGTAATGAGAAAGCTCCTAAGACCGGAAGAGCTCAGGGGCAGGGTTCTCGGGATAGACGGCTTCAACGTCCTGATAACCCTCGAGTCGCTTCTCGAAGGGCGGGCCATACTCTGCGAGGACGGGCTCGTGAGGGATTTGAAGTACCAGGGGAGATACAGGCTCAACGAATGTACGGAGAGGCTCCTCGGCGACATTGTCCGCGCCCTTGGAGAGCTGGGCGTTGAAAAGGTGGTGTTCTTCTACGGCTCGGCGGTTCCAAGGAGCGGGGAGGTGAAGAGGCTGACCGAGGAAGCCCTCATCCGTGAGGAGGTCAACTCCGAGGTGAGACTTGTCAAAAGTCCCGATTTTGAGCTCAAGGCCTTCGAAACCGTCGCAACGGCAGACATCGGGATCATCTCAAAGGTTTCCCACGTCTTCGACCTGGCCGCGTACGTGGGAAGGCTCGCCGGGCAGGAGGCGGGCGGTTTCTTTGAAATCCTGGGAAAAACGTAA
- the eif2g gene encoding translation initiation factor IF-2 subunit gamma yields MAKKKEFRQAEVNIGMVGHVDHGKTTLTRALTGIWTDTHSEEMRRGITIKIGFADAEMRKCPSCGRYSSSPVCPYCGHETEFERRVSFIDAPGHEALMTTMLAGASLMDGAVLVIAANEGIMPQTREHLMALQIVGNQNIVIALNKIELVDREKVIERYHEIKEFVKGTVAENAPIIPISALHGANVDVLLAAIEEFIPTPKHDLKKPPKMLILRSFDVNKPGTKPEKLVGGVIGGSIIQGKLKVGDEIEIRPGVPYEDHGRIKYEPITTEIVSLQAGGMFVEEAYPGGLVGVGTKLDPYLTKGDLMAGNVVGKPGQLPPVWDDLRLEVHLLERVVGTEEELKVEPIKRREVLLLNVGTARTMGLVTGLGKNEVELKLQIPICAEVGDRVAISRQVGSRWRLIGYGFIRE; encoded by the coding sequence ATGGCAAAGAAGAAGGAGTTTAGACAGGCTGAAGTTAACATCGGAATGGTTGGTCACGTTGATCACGGTAAAACGACCCTCACCAGGGCCCTGACCGGTATCTGGACCGACACCCACAGCGAAGAGATGAGAAGGGGCATCACAATCAAGATAGGCTTCGCCGACGCTGAGATGAGGAAGTGCCCGAGCTGCGGCAGGTACTCCAGCTCCCCGGTGTGCCCGTACTGCGGCCACGAGACCGAGTTCGAGAGGCGCGTTTCCTTCATAGACGCCCCGGGCCACGAGGCTCTGATGACCACCATGCTCGCGGGAGCATCCCTCATGGACGGCGCGGTTCTCGTCATAGCCGCCAACGAGGGAATAATGCCCCAGACCAGGGAGCACCTCATGGCCCTTCAGATAGTCGGGAACCAGAACATAGTGATAGCGCTCAACAAGATCGAGCTGGTTGACAGGGAGAAGGTCATCGAGAGGTATCACGAGATAAAGGAGTTCGTCAAGGGTACGGTTGCCGAGAACGCCCCGATAATCCCGATTTCTGCCCTTCACGGCGCGAACGTTGACGTTCTCCTCGCGGCGATAGAGGAGTTCATACCAACCCCGAAGCACGACCTCAAGAAGCCGCCCAAGATGCTCATCCTCAGGAGCTTCGACGTCAACAAGCCGGGAACCAAGCCCGAGAAGCTCGTCGGCGGCGTCATCGGCGGTTCGATAATCCAGGGCAAGCTCAAGGTCGGTGACGAGATAGAGATTCGCCCCGGCGTCCCCTACGAGGACCATGGCAGGATAAAGTACGAGCCGATAACCACCGAGATAGTCTCCCTCCAGGCGGGAGGAATGTTCGTCGAAGAGGCCTATCCTGGCGGTTTGGTCGGCGTTGGAACCAAGCTCGACCCGTACCTCACCAAGGGCGACCTGATGGCAGGAAACGTTGTCGGAAAGCCCGGCCAGCTTCCGCCGGTCTGGGATGACCTCAGGCTTGAGGTTCACCTCCTCGAGAGGGTCGTGGGAACCGAGGAGGAGCTCAAGGTCGAGCCCATAAAGAGGCGCGAGGTTCTCCTCCTCAACGTCGGAACCGCGAGAACCATGGGTCTGGTCACCGGCCTGGGGAAGAACGAGGTCGAGCTCAAGCTCCAGATACCCATCTGCGCCGAGGTCGGCGACAGGGTCGCCATCAGCAGGCAGGTCGGCTCAAGGTGGCGCCTCATAGGCTACGGCTTCATAAGGGAGTGA
- a CDS encoding 30S ribosomal protein S6e, with amino-acid sequence MATFKLVISNPKNGIARQVEISGEEAERLIGKRIGEEIPASELGLNLTEIFGEEIPGDVKLRITGGTDKDGFAMRPDVHGPRRVKILVSRGPGFRPKERGERRKKTVRGNTISPEIVQINMKLVF; translated from the coding sequence ATGGCGACCTTTAAGCTCGTTATATCCAACCCGAAGAACGGCATAGCCAGGCAGGTCGAGATAAGCGGCGAAGAGGCCGAGAGACTCATAGGAAAGAGGATTGGAGAGGAGATACCGGCGAGCGAGCTCGGACTCAACCTCACCGAGATATTCGGCGAGGAGATTCCGGGCGATGTCAAGCTCAGGATAACCGGCGGAACTGACAAGGACGGCTTCGCCATGAGGCCCGACGTCCACGGCCCGAGGAGGGTCAAGATCCTCGTCTCCAGGGGCCCCGGCTTCAGGCCCAAGGAGAGGGGTGAGAGGAGGAAGAAGACCGTCAGGGGCAACACCATCAGCCCCGAGATCGTCCAAATTAACATGAAGCTCGTCTTCTGA
- a CDS encoding PIN domain-containing protein, protein MPERREWLVIPDTNFLLVPGQFGVDIIGELNRVLDVRFRIAVPNVVLQELEVIERKSRGKDLMAIRMAKKLAERFEVVEMGRFGERPIDDQIFDFAVKNERVIVCTNDKGLKRRLREMGIPVVYLRSKKILELEGMLE, encoded by the coding sequence ATGCCAGAGAGGCGGGAATGGCTGGTGATTCCGGACACGAACTTTCTCCTGGTTCCGGGGCAGTTCGGCGTCGACATAATCGGCGAGCTGAACAGGGTTCTCGACGTGAGGTTCAGAATAGCCGTTCCGAACGTCGTCCTCCAGGAGCTGGAGGTTATAGAGAGGAAGTCCCGCGGAAAGGACCTGATGGCCATCAGGATGGCCAAAAAGCTCGCGGAGAGGTTCGAGGTCGTCGAGATGGGCCGCTTTGGTGAGAGGCCTATAGACGACCAGATTTTCGACTTCGCCGTAAAGAACGAGCGAGTAATAGTCTGCACCAACGACAAGGGGCTGAAGAGACGCCTCCGTGAGATGGGAATCCCCGTCGTCTACCTCCGCTCGAAGAAGATACTCGAGCTCGAGGGCATGCTGGAGTGA